One window of the Flavobacteriaceae bacterium YJPT1-3 genome contains the following:
- the hemH gene encoding ferrochelatase has product MNKGVLLVNLGSPDSTDPKDVKKYLGEFLMDERVIDVPKWARTLLVKGIILNTRPKQSAKAYQKIWWEEGSPLIVLSERLQAKVQQEVDIPVALAMRYGTPNILSGLKELDEQGVDEVLIIPLYPQFAMATTETILVLAEELRQEHFQHMTISEVPAFYQRPEYIAALSHSIREHLEGVDYEHLLFSYHGVPERHIRKSDITKSHCKIDGSCCVTPSPAHQYCYRHQCYETTRLVAEYLQLEPDTYSTSFQSRLGFDPWLQPYTDRTIERFGKEGLKKMAIVTPAFVSDCLETLEEIAMEGEEIFHEAGGKEFTTIPCLNDRPEWIQVVAGWINSWAVVHNATAIA; this is encoded by the coding sequence ATGAATAAAGGCGTGTTATTGGTCAATTTAGGATCTCCAGACAGTACGGATCCCAAGGATGTCAAAAAATACCTGGGAGAATTCCTGATGGATGAGCGGGTGATTGACGTGCCCAAATGGGCCAGGACCTTACTGGTTAAAGGAATTATACTAAACACAAGACCCAAGCAGAGCGCTAAAGCCTATCAGAAAATTTGGTGGGAAGAAGGCTCTCCCCTCATTGTCCTTTCCGAGCGTTTGCAAGCCAAAGTTCAGCAAGAAGTGGATATTCCTGTGGCCCTGGCTATGCGTTACGGTACCCCCAATATTCTGTCCGGCTTAAAAGAACTGGATGAGCAAGGTGTAGATGAAGTGTTGATCATTCCCTTGTACCCTCAATTTGCGATGGCCACTACAGAAACGATCTTGGTCTTGGCGGAAGAATTGCGTCAGGAACATTTTCAGCACATGACCATTAGTGAAGTTCCCGCATTTTACCAACGCCCGGAATACATCGCCGCACTAAGTCACAGTATACGCGAGCATTTAGAGGGGGTTGATTATGAGCATTTACTGTTTAGTTATCACGGCGTACCGGAACGACATATTCGTAAAAGTGACATCACCAAATCCCACTGCAAAATAGATGGTAGTTGCTGTGTGACCCCGTCACCGGCCCATCAGTACTGCTATCGTCATCAGTGCTATGAGACCACCCGATTGGTGGCTGAGTATCTCCAACTGGAGCCGGACACCTACAGCACCTCATTCCAATCGCGATTGGGCTTTGATCCGTGGCTGCAACCCTATACCGATCGTACCATAGAACGTTTTGGGAAAGAAGGCCTAAAAAAGATGGCCATTGTAACTCCTGCCTTCGTTTCTGATTGTTTGGAGACATTAGAAGAGATCGCCATGGAAGGAGAAGAAATCTTTCATGAAGCCGGAGGAAAAGAATTTACAACCATCCCTTGCCTGAACGATCGTCCGGAATGGATACAGGTGGTCGCCGGCTGGATCAATTCCTGGGCCGTGGTGCATAACGCAACCGCGATTGCATAA
- a CDS encoding ATP-binding protein yields the protein MKLNNFSLRTRIFVTMILLVVGASILIAGMAVYQYREEAKDYHEERLERKEEAIKEHINYVLYETTYEVKTDKIPLIFAREIYKIAKVHNLQLNFYDLEGRLLKTSKASLILDSVPKQLDQDIVNELANDPQKRVVLTYNNSERNFQSSFTYINDRQAKPLAILNLPYLEDDDFFSEELAEFLKRLGTVYIFMLLAAIVLAYFLSKYITRSLNAISQKITDTRLEKRNQRIETTEASEEIRTLVDAYNGMIDELEASAAKLARSEREQAWREMAKQVAHEIKNPLTPMRLTVQSFERRFDPEDPEIKNKVREYSNTLIQQIDTMSSIASAFSNFADMPAQQSEVLNVPKIVRLSLEIFNENRIVFQSQEDELMAKFDRTQLIRVVTNLVKNAIQATAHKEEPRIVVTVSDLGAEVEIAVADNGVGITDLNAPKIFEPKFTTKTSGMGLGLGMVKNIVETYEGTITFTSKPGQGTIFKVIFPKN from the coding sequence ATGAAACTCAATAATTTTTCCTTACGCACGCGAATTTTCGTCACCATGATCCTCCTCGTGGTGGGCGCCTCGATACTCATTGCCGGGATGGCGGTGTATCAGTATCGGGAGGAGGCTAAAGATTACCACGAAGAACGGCTAGAACGTAAGGAAGAGGCCATCAAAGAGCACATCAATTACGTGCTGTATGAAACCACGTATGAGGTCAAAACCGATAAAATACCCCTTATTTTCGCCCGGGAGATCTACAAGATCGCTAAAGTGCATAATCTTCAACTCAATTTCTACGATTTGGAAGGGCGTCTGCTAAAAACCTCCAAGGCCTCCCTCATCCTCGATTCAGTGCCTAAACAATTGGATCAGGACATCGTCAACGAATTGGCCAACGATCCACAAAAAAGGGTGGTCCTTACCTACAACAACAGTGAGCGGAATTTTCAATCGTCTTTTACCTATATCAATGATCGTCAGGCTAAGCCCTTGGCCATCTTAAACCTGCCCTATTTGGAGGACGACGACTTCTTTTCAGAAGAATTGGCTGAATTCCTAAAGCGCCTGGGTACGGTATACATCTTCATGCTCCTGGCTGCCATTGTATTGGCCTATTTCTTATCCAAATACATCACCCGAAGCCTGAATGCGATTAGTCAAAAAATTACGGATACACGCCTGGAGAAGCGCAATCAGCGCATTGAAACCACAGAGGCCAGTGAAGAGATTCGAACCCTGGTCGATGCCTACAACGGCATGATTGATGAATTGGAGGCGAGTGCAGCTAAGTTGGCGCGCAGTGAACGCGAGCAGGCGTGGAGAGAAATGGCCAAACAGGTCGCCCACGAGATCAAAAATCCGCTGACTCCCATGCGCCTAACCGTGCAGAGTTTTGAACGCCGTTTCGATCCCGAGGACCCCGAAATCAAGAACAAGGTACGTGAATACAGTAATACCCTGATCCAACAGATCGATACCATGAGCTCCATAGCCTCTGCCTTCAGCAATTTTGCCGATATGCCGGCTCAGCAAAGCGAGGTATTGAATGTGCCAAAGATCGTTCGCCTATCCTTAGAGATTTTTAATGAAAACCGCATCGTCTTTCAAAGCCAGGAGGACGAGCTTATGGCTAAATTTGATCGAACCCAGCTTATCCGGGTCGTGACCAATCTGGTCAAAAATGCCATTCAGGCTACCGCGCACAAAGAGGAACCGCGTATTGTTGTGACCGTAAGCGATCTAGGGGCTGAGGTGGAGATTGCCGTGGCTGATAATGGAGTTGGCATTACGGATCTCAATGCTCCCAAGATCTTTGAACCAAAATTTACGACGAAAACGAGCGGTATGGGATTGGGTCTGGGGATGGTCAAGAACATTGTGGAAACTTACGAGGGAACCATTACCTTTACTTCCAAGCCGGGTCAGGGGACGATCTTTAAGGTTATTTTCCCGAAGAATTAG
- a CDS encoding CopD family protein, protein MDYGYLKALHLIFVVTWFAGLFYVPRLFIYHIEAQDKPEPDRSILSAQLALMTKRLWYIITWPSLVLASSFAIAMLIINTGLLYAPWMQIKLGFIVLLYAYHWKCHLMFKQLQRGLFRYSSNFMRIWNEGTTLILFAVIFLAITKSTTHWIWGLVGLIGLAVVLMLGIKLYKRFRTTAAGRAESEKPDGKRPDF, encoded by the coding sequence ATGGACTATGGCTATTTAAAGGCCTTGCACCTCATTTTTGTGGTCACCTGGTTTGCCGGCTTGTTTTATGTGCCCCGCTTGTTCATTTATCATATCGAGGCGCAAGACAAGCCGGAGCCGGATAGAAGCATTCTCTCTGCTCAACTCGCATTAATGACCAAACGGTTGTGGTACATCATTACCTGGCCATCTCTGGTCTTGGCGAGTAGCTTTGCAATTGCCATGCTCATCATCAATACCGGTTTGCTTTACGCTCCCTGGATGCAGATCAAGTTGGGGTTTATTGTGCTCTTGTACGCCTATCATTGGAAATGCCATTTGATGTTTAAGCAATTGCAGCGAGGACTATTTCGCTACAGTTCAAACTTTATGCGTATTTGGAATGAAGGGACTACGCTCATCTTATTTGCGGTGATTTTCCTCGCCATTACCAAAAGCACCACCCACTGGATCTGGGGTTTAGTAGGCTTGATCGGATTGGCGGTCGTACTGATGCTGGGAATCAAGTTATACAAACGCTTTCGCACCACGGCAGCGGGCAGGGCGGAAAGCGAAAAGCCAGATGGAAAGCGGCCTGACTTTTGA
- a CDS encoding MATE family efflux transporter — MAKNNSAALGTQPISKLLVQQAVPASIGILVMSLNMIVDTIFVGRWIGPLAISAITVVLPVTFFIGAIGLAVGIGGSSVLSRALGANDDDKALRVFGNQITLTVLTSGLLAVLGLIFANDLIQFFGADDSFKDLALTYYRIVLYGIVMLAMCMMGNNVIRAEGKPKFAMVAMILPAIGNILMDYILINVLGYGMEGAAWATFISYAVCFGFILWFFVFKSELRLKPACFVLKPKIVNEISGLSFVTLARQGVISVLTILLNNVLITYGDALDVASYGIISRMLMFALFPVIGVNQGFMPIAGYNYGAEKYQRVRETINTSLKYAGGLALLIFAIIMIFPEDIVAIFVSGRSGLDAATQANNTELLSRTPDALRWVFLATPVIAVQLIGASYFQAIGKAVPALLLSLTKQGFFLIPLILILPPFMGVLGVWVSFPIADVLSTAVTGYFLRKEVKEKLIPASQAD; from the coding sequence TTGGCTAAGAATAATTCAGCAGCTTTAGGTACACAACCGATCAGTAAACTTCTGGTTCAACAAGCTGTTCCGGCGTCCATCGGAATTTTGGTCATGTCACTCAACATGATCGTGGATACCATTTTTGTCGGTCGATGGATCGGTCCACTAGCCATCAGTGCGATTACGGTAGTATTACCGGTCACCTTTTTTATTGGCGCCATCGGACTGGCTGTGGGAATCGGCGGAAGTTCTGTACTCTCCAGAGCGCTTGGGGCCAATGATGACGATAAGGCACTTCGGGTGTTCGGGAATCAGATTACCCTGACCGTACTTACCTCCGGCTTATTGGCTGTGCTCGGATTGATCTTTGCCAACGACCTGATTCAATTCTTTGGAGCGGATGACAGCTTTAAGGATCTTGCCTTGACCTATTACCGCATTGTGCTCTACGGCATTGTTATGTTGGCCATGTGTATGATGGGCAATAACGTCATCCGGGCCGAGGGCAAACCCAAGTTCGCCATGGTCGCCATGATCCTGCCCGCCATCGGCAACATCCTGATGGATTATATCCTGATCAATGTGTTGGGCTACGGCATGGAAGGAGCCGCCTGGGCTACCTTTATTTCTTATGCGGTATGTTTTGGCTTCATCTTATGGTTTTTCGTCTTTAAAAGTGAACTACGCCTAAAGCCGGCCTGCTTTGTCTTAAAACCCAAGATCGTTAATGAAATTAGCGGACTCAGTTTTGTTACCCTGGCTCGACAAGGAGTAATCTCTGTGTTAACCATTCTTTTGAATAACGTACTTATCACCTATGGTGATGCCCTGGATGTGGCCAGCTACGGCATCATCAGCAGGATGCTGATGTTCGCCCTCTTCCCCGTCATCGGGGTCAATCAAGGCTTTATGCCCATTGCCGGATACAACTACGGAGCTGAAAAGTACCAGCGTGTTCGAGAAACCATCAACACCTCCCTTAAATATGCCGGCGGCCTGGCTTTGTTGATTTTTGCGATCATCATGATTTTCCCCGAAGACATCGTGGCGATTTTCGTCAGTGGCAGATCCGGTTTAGACGCTGCTACCCAGGCAAATAATACAGAACTCCTATCGCGTACGCCCGATGCCCTACGATGGGTATTTCTGGCCACACCGGTCATTGCGGTTCAATTGATCGGGGCTTCCTATTTTCAAGCCATTGGCAAAGCGGTTCCAGCGCTACTGCTTAGTCTGACAAAGCAAGGGTTCTTCCTTATTCCACTCATTTTGATCCTTCCGCCCTTTATGGGGGTATTGGGGGTATGGGTGTCCTTTCCCATTGCTGACGTGCTCTCCACGGCGGTAACCGGCTATTTCTTACGTAAAGAAGTGAAAGAGAAACTCATTCCGGCCAGTCAGGCAGATTAG
- a CDS encoding glycosyl hydrolase, whose translation MIRILLLLCVALLLPQHNQAQNTYDKKYYDGLEYRLVGPFRGGRSAAVTGVPGKPNLFYFGATGGGVWRTENGGRTWENISDGFFGGSIGSVEVAESDPNVIYVGGGEKTVRGNVSSGYGMWKSVNAGKTWERAGLDKSRHIPRIAIHPDNPDIVYAAVMGNIYKPTEERGVYKTTDGGKTWRKVLFSNENAGAVDLTFDPNNHRILYASTWNVRRTPYSLSSGGDGSALWKSTDSGETWKEISKNEGFPEGTLGIIGVTVSPVNSDRVWAIVENKDAGGLYRSEDGGATWNQVNDERKLRQRAWYYTRVYADTQDEDVVYVLNVRYHKSTDGGKTFSTYNAPHGDHHDLWIAPENPQRMIIGDDGGAQVTYDGGETWSTYHNQPTSQFYRVTTDNSFPYRIYVAQQDNSTIRIPHRTSGGAITDEDWEPTAGGESAHIAIDPKNNEIVYGGSYDGFLTRVNHERETVRSVSVWPDNPMGHGAEDMKYRFQWNFPIMFSKHDPNKLYTFSNHVHVTTNEGQSWEVISPDLTRNDPEKLKSSGGPITQDNTSVEYYCTIFAANESPLKEGLLWVGSDDGLVHVSRNGGQSWENVTPKGMPEWMMINSIEPSAFDEGTAYIAGTRYKLGDFTPYLYKTTDYGKSWKKITNGIPAEHFTRVLREDPKQKGLLYAGTETGMYISFNDGGSWEPFQLNLPIVPITDLTIKDNNLIVATQGRSLWMIDDLSVVHQLSAFAKSSSRDSRTKGERSGKAGTDAYLLKPKDAYRMDGWSREGSKTEGTNHPNGVITYFYVDQFDPKKDSVSLTYMTTSRDTIKTYSTFDKKAKLEVKKGFNDFVWDTTGDGAERLDGMILWWASLDGPKAVPGTYTVSLNHNGSTQQQNFTILADPRAEASVAEMQAQHDFITSVNKTVDRAHKSIKKIRNINGQLKSFQEQYKDDARTDDLREKAQTLQDSLSAIEKELYQTQNRSGQDPLNFPIKLTNKLGHLNALVGMGDFGPTEQDIAVKNELTAAIEKELDQFDQLLDEEVAAFNQSFNNLNLKYLFVEEE comes from the coding sequence ATGATTCGAATTTTACTTCTACTCTGTGTCGCACTACTTCTGCCACAGCACAATCAAGCGCAAAACACCTACGACAAGAAATACTATGATGGTTTGGAATACCGTCTTGTCGGTCCTTTTAGAGGAGGTCGAAGCGCAGCCGTAACCGGGGTTCCGGGAAAACCCAATCTCTTTTATTTTGGAGCCACTGGAGGTGGTGTATGGCGAACAGAGAACGGAGGTCGTACCTGGGAGAATATCTCCGATGGTTTTTTTGGTGGAAGTATAGGCTCTGTTGAGGTGGCCGAAAGCGATCCGAACGTGATTTACGTAGGGGGAGGTGAAAAGACCGTTCGTGGAAATGTTTCCTCGGGTTACGGGATGTGGAAATCAGTCAACGCCGGGAAAACCTGGGAGCGCGCCGGCCTGGATAAAAGTCGGCACATTCCAAGAATTGCGATCCATCCCGACAATCCGGATATCGTCTATGCGGCGGTGATGGGTAACATCTATAAGCCTACCGAAGAACGCGGCGTTTATAAGACCACAGATGGCGGGAAAACCTGGCGTAAGGTCCTATTCAGCAATGAAAATGCAGGAGCTGTCGATCTGACCTTTGATCCTAATAATCATCGCATTCTCTACGCTTCTACCTGGAATGTGCGAAGAACGCCGTACAGCTTGAGTTCTGGTGGTGATGGCTCTGCCTTGTGGAAAAGTACCGACAGTGGAGAAACCTGGAAAGAAATCAGTAAAAACGAAGGCTTTCCAGAGGGGACGCTTGGGATCATCGGCGTTACAGTTTCCCCGGTCAACAGCGATCGTGTCTGGGCTATAGTCGAAAATAAAGATGCTGGCGGACTCTACCGCAGTGAGGATGGAGGAGCCACCTGGAATCAGGTTAATGACGAGCGCAAATTGCGCCAACGGGCCTGGTATTACACCCGGGTCTATGCCGATACTCAAGATGAAGATGTAGTCTATGTGCTTAACGTGCGTTACCACAAATCAACGGACGGCGGAAAAACGTTCAGCACTTATAACGCCCCTCACGGAGATCATCATGATCTGTGGATCGCTCCTGAAAATCCGCAACGGATGATCATTGGAGATGATGGAGGAGCGCAAGTGACCTACGATGGTGGAGAAACCTGGAGTACCTATCACAACCAACCGACTTCGCAGTTTTATCGGGTGACTACCGACAATAGTTTCCCCTATCGCATTTACGTGGCTCAACAAGACAACAGTACCATTCGTATACCCCACCGTACCAGTGGCGGGGCAATTACCGATGAGGACTGGGAGCCTACGGCCGGAGGAGAATCGGCCCATATCGCCATCGACCCGAAGAACAATGAAATTGTATACGGAGGGAGTTATGACGGCTTCTTGACCCGGGTGAATCACGAGCGAGAGACCGTACGTTCGGTATCTGTATGGCCCGATAACCCCATGGGACACGGAGCCGAGGATATGAAGTACCGCTTTCAGTGGAATTTCCCGATCATGTTCAGTAAACACGATCCTAATAAACTGTACACCTTCTCTAATCACGTACACGTTACCACCAATGAAGGACAAAGCTGGGAGGTGATCAGTCCAGATCTCACCCGGAATGATCCGGAAAAACTCAAATCGTCCGGAGGACCTATCACTCAGGATAATACATCGGTAGAATACTACTGTACCATATTTGCCGCTAATGAAAGTCCGTTGAAAGAGGGATTACTTTGGGTAGGTAGCGACGACGGACTCGTACATGTGAGTCGGAATGGAGGTCAATCCTGGGAAAATGTAACCCCTAAAGGCATGCCCGAATGGATGATGATCAACAGCATTGAACCCTCGGCCTTTGATGAAGGGACCGCCTACATAGCTGGAACCCGATATAAACTGGGGGATTTCACGCCCTATCTGTACAAAACGACCGATTACGGGAAGAGTTGGAAAAAAATCACCAATGGGATCCCGGCTGAGCATTTTACACGGGTGCTTCGGGAAGATCCCAAACAGAAAGGCTTGCTCTATGCGGGTACTGAGACCGGCATGTATATTTCCTTCAATGATGGCGGCAGCTGGGAGCCTTTTCAATTGAATCTCCCCATCGTGCCCATCACTGATTTGACCATCAAAGACAACAACCTCATTGTAGCAACTCAAGGCCGTAGTTTGTGGATGATCGACGATCTATCGGTAGTGCATCAATTGTCCGCTTTCGCGAAATCGAGCTCGCGAGATTCACGAACAAAGGGAGAGCGTAGCGGTAAAGCGGGAACAGACGCCTACCTGCTCAAACCAAAAGACGCCTACCGCATGGACGGATGGAGTCGAGAGGGAAGCAAGACGGAAGGAACCAATCATCCCAACGGAGTGATCACTTATTTCTATGTGGATCAATTTGATCCCAAAAAAGATTCGGTTTCCCTCACTTATATGACGACGTCCAGAGACACCATCAAAACCTACAGCACCTTCGATAAAAAAGCGAAACTGGAGGTGAAAAAAGGATTTAACGATTTTGTCTGGGATACTACTGGAGACGGTGCAGAGCGTCTGGACGGAATGATCTTATGGTGGGCTAGTCTGGACGGACCCAAGGCCGTGCCAGGCACCTATACGGTGAGCCTAAACCACAATGGAAGCACTCAACAACAGAATTTTACCATACTGGCCGATCCAAGAGCCGAAGCCTCAGTTGCCGAGATGCAGGCACAGCATGATTTTATCACCAGTGTTAATAAGACGGTTGATCGAGCCCATAAAAGCATCAAAAAGATCAGAAATATTAACGGCCAACTCAAGTCGTTTCAGGAGCAGTACAAAGACGATGCGCGTACGGATGATTTACGCGAAAAAGCACAAACGCTTCAGGATAGTTTGAGTGCCATCGAAAAAGAGTTGTACCAGACCCAGAATCGAAGCGGTCAGGATCCCTTGAATTTCCCGATCAAACTGACCAATAAACTGGGGCATTTGAATGCGCTGGTGGGCATGGGAGATTTTGGACCTACCGAACAGGATATTGCGGTAAAAAATGAGTTGACTGCGGCTATTGAAAAAGAACTGGATCAATTTGACCAGCTTTTGGATGAAGAGGTCGCAGCTTTTAATCAATCCTTCAACAACTTGAATTTAAAGTACCTGTTTGTTGAGGAGGAATAA